The genome window ATCTAGCGTATTATCGAGCATCTATGTGCTCGAGAAATATGATTACACTCCCACATTTTTTAGTGATACAATTCAGTCGAAAACAATCACTGAAGATACAATAATTTCTTTTGATCCTAATCGAAATAGTTACTCAAAAATTAAGACACCTATATCAGTTGTCTCAACCAGTGAATCTCAACCCTATTCTAAAATAGACTCTAATACCAGCCACATCGACAATACAAAAAATTTGAGATACAATTCAATCTCCACAAGTCTCATATTGCGATgacttattataatataatagtgtttttcatCCACACGTCATTCtcacaatatttaatttttttttatcaatttctcaaaataagttgatgattttcttaataatatttagcCGTTAAAACTGAAAACTGAATAGTGAAGAAatcttataactttatttattattttctaaaagtagaaaatatatatattttccctCTTGCAATAATTCCCTTATTTGTGGGAAATCTAATGATTTTGTGGTTGGTAAGGAAACGAGTCATTCGGATCTTTACTTATTCCTTGTTCTTCTTACCCTATTatctcttttcatttttttatattatagaatatgAATCCCACATTCTCTTCtccaaattaagcattatataaaCACCCAATTCCATCCAACTTCTTCACACCACCAATTACTCTAtccttttaataataatcaatcTGTTTCTCGAGTTCAAAGTCGAGTACTCAATATATACATCATGGCTTCGAGTTCAATGAGTTCAAGAAGGTCAACATGGACGGCCCAAGAGAACAATCTCTTCGAGAGGGCCTTGGCACGTTACGATACTGAAACACCCAACAGGTGGCACAACATTGCCATGGCCGTGGGCGGCAAGACTGCGGAAGACTGCAAGTCTCACTTCCAGATTCTTCTAATCGAGTCCGGCCGTGTTCCCTTTCCCAattacatgcattcatcatGATCGATGATCAGCTACCGATTGCATTAGATGGCTAAACAACTATGTCTGACCATCAAGAAAGGCCCCTAATTACCCCACCACTAATTCATctcctttttattttaattaatttaagttgtATTCGCAAAATGCATGCGCATTCTCAATTTCTTAAACTATTAATCCATTTCAACACTATGAATCTGCCTTGCACCACATTTCAttataagttttatataaaaaatgatatggAGTTgggtctttttatttataattttgattttaaatatttagtttatgtatttatattatattaaaataattatcgtaaaattgaaacttaaaaataataaaatcatctacagaataaacatatatatcGGCATTTTATgtgtttgtaaatattattatcgACGCATATTGATCATATACTGGCATAATCTTATGTGTCAGTACAAATTATTATTGacacataaataaaaatgttatatttaaatatattagaatttgtaatttaaaaaacaaattgttaaaaatatttttaaattatcattgagtttaataattataaatttattatatttatatataaaaatcaaataattaattttattaaaattaaaaataaaattttaattataatttcaattattattaatttttattttaaattaaaaaattaagtgaaaatacaaaatatttattaaaaataaataaattttaagactaTATATTTTTGACTGAAATTCACTTAAAGAAACTAAAGTAAAACGAAGCTTGACAAAGAAGATTGAAATTGCTAATAGTTGAAAAGTGTCGATAATACAAAAATCGACCACTAACATCTGTCGCTAAAACTAAAATCATAGACtaaaaagtgtttctaaatacTAAAATCAGTCGTTAAAAAGCGtcaattaaaattcttaaattccTAAGTGTCACTACAAGTTTACATACATATCTTCTGACgcaattttctcttttttcacgtttatatagttatatatacaataaGACCAtctatataacaaatataaaagtttaaatacaaaacaaataaaagaatGCAAATCTAATTCTATTACAGTTCCGAAAGAGATTCATATATTCAAATCATATCATTtggaataaatgaaaaaaagagtGTACCCTAAATATTCCAAAGTTATACTTTCAAAGGGATTCACATAGCTAGATTATAGTCCTTACGAGAACAAGATTCATCTAATCATTGATCAACTTAATTGGACATCTCACAAAATGCATGCGCATACTCAATTTCTTAAACTATTAATCCATTTCAACACTATGAATCTGCCTTGCGCCCGCCACATTTcattataagtattatatatagaaTGATATGGAGTTGggtctttatatttataattttgattttaaatatttagtttaagtatttataatgtattaaaataattattgtaaaattgaaatttaaaaataataaaatcgtCTATAGAAACAACTTATCGATATTTTTATGTATcagtaaatattattatattattatcgaCGCATATGGATCATATATTGGGCGTAATCTTATGtgtaagtaatatatatatatatatgtatatatttaaaaatgacccatgcaaaatgatataaatgaaaattatttcagctcaacgaaaaaaatattacaaaattgaaagaaaaatttagaaaaaaaataacacaaaatagttcactaatgatcaaacaattttttttaacgagCACAAAACTATTAAAAAAGATCAATGAGTTGTCCAATTGTCTCAACTGTTTTATCTAATGAAACATCCTTGATATTCatagaattaattttttatagaattaaaGTAGAACTAGCATTACACCCCACATCTATGGgataaatttgatcaaataaccctGAAAAGGGTtgttagtttaaaaataacctAGCACAAAAAGTTTATACAAaagtaacattttttaaaaaatttgaccattttacccttaatatatatttttttatttctttttattttctccctcattttctcttctcttcttttcctcTTCTCCCGGGCGACCGTTCCTATCCTCCCTCCCCGACTCTCCGAACGATCATTCCGAACGATCAATCGCCATTATTCCTCGAACAACCGACAAGCAAAGCCGAACGCTTTCCCGCATCAGCATTCACCATCAAGTGAGTTTTCGTGTTTTGTCCCTACTTGCATGCTGAGTATGATAGGTTTTAAGGTTTTAGAGTTTTAGGTGAATGTTTTTCTGAATAGTGTGAATGAGAATTGTTATTCTTAATGAATGTGTGAGAATCTTTCTGTATATGACGTCCCACGCAAATTACATTTTTCGTGGGACGCAAACTACAATTTTTGTCTCACGCAAATTGTAATTTGCGTCCCACGAAAAATGCAATTTGCGTGggacaaaaaataaaatttgcgTTCGTCACCTTCTTTTTGATATTATCCAAATCTATTTCTGAATCTTCAAAATATGGCAAATCCTTTTCTTCAGCTGGCATACTTGCTCCATCTGTGGTTTCTGCAGCATTGTAGGTAGTTCTTGGAAAGGTTTTGGTGCCTCCAGTTGTTGATCATGTCCAGGGACAAGCCCTAGATGCTTTGCAAGTACTTAAGGTATCATcattcactagtaaaaaaaggacctttagcgacggtttttcccgaaggttttgtaaacctctcctaaatactcccgagaggaacaaatccttcgggattaaaaatagattccgagtggggtgtaaaaccttcgggtttattcattattaccgaaagttctacaaagaactttcggtttttaccttcccaaaaaacccaaaaaaaatctaagtgttggatgtgggttaattacgaaggtttttgtcaaaaccttcggttttgaaatcccttggttttttaataaCGAAGgatattcaaagaaccttcggttttgccttttttgaaaatttcatttccgaaagttttacaaagaaccttcggttttgctcattaaaaaaaattctaatttttgaaattgttttttccgaaggttttataataaaccctcggttttgactaatatcaaaaccgaaagttttatgaaaaccttcggcctcaacctatataaatacaaaccctaacccttctttttttattccactcatctctcctttctctctcttccgccgccgccgcctgcctcctccaagccgcgggttcttctcctctcttcaggtaattatttgtttgatttggtttttttgttttgtttattgtaagatttagatttcttaagtttatatatatatatattatagatctagatttatgttagtttacgtttttttttgtttgattaatatatatatatatatacatatatctgaaatgcatttaggatatgggtgattcgacgacatggaagagacttcggggtacaccggagaaactacatccgtgttaccagaatctgataacacaatcagaaattgcggcacgtgaggaagaggtcagaaagatgacgctggaaatggaacaaatccgattaagggatgccgaaagaggtcgtttgctcagtgaaatcaaagcggaccgggccgaaatgtctcagagattagagaatctcgaacaggaacttgtcttgttgaggagtcgactgaatcaaccaccccctccttccaccccatctaataattaatttctaaatttattatggatttattatgggtttatgacaattaatatttaattttatgcgttatgttttaatatttacgaattattgttattatgtttgtttggtttggtttaatatgttttaaataattatgttttgttgacttttcacctttttttaaaaaaaaaaaccgcatcgccaaaaccgagggtttatttgaaaaccttcggttttgaccaattttttttaaaatattgaggtaaaaaccgaaggttttcaaataaacattcggttttgaccttacattaaaaaaatcagatttttttctaagtatggggaagggtaaaaaccgaaggttttcaaataaaccttcggttttgaccttacattaaaaaaatcggaaaattttctaagtatggggaagggtaaaaccgaaggttttcaaataaaccttcggttttgaccttacattaaaaaaatcagatttttttctaagtatggggaagggtaaaaaccgaaggttttcaaataaaccttcggttttgaccttacattaaaaaaatcagatttttttctaagtatggggaagggtaaaaccgaaggttttcaaataaaccttcagttttgaccttacattaaaaaaatcagatttttttctaagtatggggaagggtaaaaccgaaggttttcaaataaaccttcggttttgaccttacattaaaaaaatcagatttttttctaagtatggggaagggtaaaaaccgaaggttttcaaataaaccttcggtttttaccttacattaaaaaaatcagatttttttctaagtatggggaagggtaaaaaccgaaggttttcaaataaaccttcggttttaacaattcccaaaaaacttttgatcaaggtcaagaccgagagatatatttaaaaccttcgcaaatacacatcaaaaccgaaagtttattttaGAACTTTCAGTTTTAACACTACCTagtttgttcaattattttgtttttaacccactaatcttaacttctaactaatataatcattttcgtgttctattttaaaaattaatattgtgtttcatgttcaaatatttatgattgtgtttgattattatagagaagtctatatgaatgttcatgtttgattatcttatgaatgtaggtaatgtttgatcatatggattgtgcaatattttaaagacatcaaatgtggtaaattaatattgttataggtcattagaaggtgaaaaaccaaagaatttaacaatttgtcaagtgctaattccgaaagttatataattaactttcggaaataaccatcaaaaccgaaagtttctataaactttcggattttacatttctcaagaacgagggttttatataaacccttcggttttgatggatatttccgaaagttaattatataactttcggaattagcacttgaaaaattgttaaattctttggttttctaccttcaatctagactcctaagtaatataatcaagtgtgtgtttttattttaaaaatttagattgtctttaatgttaaaatgtttatgaatgtgtttgattatatatagaagtgtatatgaatgtttatgtttgattatcctatgtatttgtgtaatgtttgatcatatgaattgggaaatgttttaaggatatcaaatgtgttaaattaatgttgttcaacgttattagaaagtgagaaaccaaataatttaataatttgtgatgttgtaaaaccgaaagttaaatatataactttcggaaatatgcataaaaaacgaCAGATTTACCAAAGCCTCTcggtttttataaattataaaaatataaaaaccgagagtttaatatacaactctcggtttgcaattaaatttaattgtaaaaaatataaaaaaaaataaaaaccgagagtttaatatacaactctcggttttgggcaattaaattttattgtaaaaaatataaaaaaaccgagagtttaatatacaactctcggttttgggcatttaaatttaattgtaaaaaatataaaaaataaaaaccgagagtttaatatgattaactctcggaaattaatcaaatgatcaaaaccgagaggtaaTAATATATCTCTCGGAAATTAATCAAAagatcaaaaccgagaggtaatcatataactctcggaaattaatagtcaaaaaccgagagttatatgattaactctcggaaatgacctttaaaaaaacataacccgctttttttcctttctttattTTTCCCCGTTTTTTTTTCTCCCCGATTTCTCTCTCCCGTTCGCTCTTCTTTCGCGCCGCCTCTGCCCAGCCGCGTCCTCCATCCTTCAATCGAAGACGAAGCAGCGCTGCCCTCCTCCGATTGACGCCGCCGCGCTGCCCTCATCCGATTGACGCCGCCGTAGGTTGAAGAACCCTTTCCGCCGCCAAGTCGCTGCCTCCGCTCGGATCGAAGACGCCGTTCGCTGCCCACGCTTGGATCGACGACGCCGGT of Impatiens glandulifera unplaced genomic scaffold, dImpGla2.1, whole genome shotgun sequence contains these proteins:
- the LOC124917649 gene encoding protein RADIALIS-like 3 — its product is MASSSMSSRRSTWTAQENNLFERALARYDTETPNRWHNIAMAVGGKTAEDCKSHFQILLIESGRVPFPNYMHSS